In a genomic window of Acropora muricata isolate sample 2 chromosome 2, ASM3666990v1, whole genome shotgun sequence:
- the LOC136900871 gene encoding legumain-like isoform X1, with protein sequence MMWTHFLIVFLSLLVSRGEGKSINAEVTHWGLIVAGSNSWYNYRHQADACHAYQILHKNGIPDKNIVVMMYDDIAHNKQNPTQGIIINKPNGTDVYHGVPKDYTKTDVTPKNFLNILKGNKAAMQEIGSGKVIESGPNDHVFVYFTDHGAPGLVAFPSGTLMASDLNDAIKYMYVHKKYQKMVFYIEACESGSMFNKLLKSNINVYATTAATPDQPSYACYYSSKYQTYLGDVYSVKWMENSDKVDVSKESLLKQFTVVKKETTTSQVMKYGDMAFVNDDIGEYQGDGDGNSTGILPEDYYSEPITDAVPAPDVRLKILENQLRESGSAVEKMKIEFQIFQLLQLKENINKTMEKIVTESITSEAQKMRVLGSHAYPVDFDCYKKAVEAFSENCYNLGQVEFALRHVYALSNLCEEKISADLIISAIKKHCLGYEPTEIDF encoded by the exons ATGATGTGGACGCATTTTTTGATCGTCTTTTTATCGCTTCTCGTTTCTCGGGGAGAAGGCAAGAGTATAAATGCTGAGGTTACGCATTGGGGCCTGATCGTGGCTGGATCGAACTCGTGGTATAACTACAGGCATCAA GCTGATGCTTGCCATGCTTATCAAATTCTTCACAAGAATGGCATTCCTGACAAAAATATTGTGGTGATGATGTATGATGACATTGCTCACAACAAACA AAATCCAACACAAGGAATCATAATCAACAAG CCAAATGGCACAGATGTGTACCATGGAGTACCAAAGGATTACACGAAAACG GATGTGACTCCTAAGAATTTCTTGAACATCCTGAAAGGAAATAAAGCTGCCATGCAGGAAATTGGCAGTGGCAAAGTGATTGAAAG CGGACCCAATGACCATGTTTTCGTGTATTTCACGGACCATGGGGCACCTGGTCTGGTTGCTTTTCCATCTGGCACG CTCATGGCCAGTGACTTGAATGATGCCATTAAGTACATGTATGTACACAAGAAATACCAAAAG ATGGTTTTCTATATTGAAGCCTGTGAGTCTGGCTCTATGTTCAATAAGTTACTGAAGTCCAACATCAATG TGTATGCAACAACAGCAGCCACTCCTGATCAACCATCTTATGCGTGTTACTACTCTTCAAAGTATCAAACATACCTTGGAGATGTGTATTCTGTAAAGTGGATGGAAAATTCAGATAAG GTCGATGTGTCAAAGGAATCACTTTTGAAGCAGTTTACAGTTGTTAAAAAGGAGACCACCACCAGTCAGGTTATGAAGTATGGAGACATG gCTTTTGTCAATGATGATATTGGTGAATATCAAGGTGACGGAGATGGCAACAGCACTGGAATTTTACCAGAAGACTACTATAGTGAACCAATA ACTGATGCTGTCCCTGCACCAGATGTTCGCCTTAAGATTCTGGAAAATCAGCTCCGAGAAAGTGGTTCAGCTGTAGAAAAGATGAAGATTGAATTCCAAATATTCCAACTACTTCAACTCAAGGAAAACATCAACAAGACAATGGAGAAAATCGTGACAGAATCCATCACCTCGGAGGCACAAAAAATGCGAGTTCTAGGCAGTCATGCTTATCCTGTTGATTTTGACTGTTACAAAAAAGCTGTTGAAGCTTTTTCTGAGAACTGCTACAATCTAGGGCAG GTTGAATTTGCTCTTCGCCACGTGTATGCTCTTTCAAACTTGTGTGAGGAGAAGATTTCAGCTGATCT GATTATTTCTGCCATCAAGAAACACTGTCTGGGATATGAGCCAACTGAAATAGACTTTTAA
- the LOC136900871 gene encoding legumain-like isoform X2: MMWTHFLIVFLSLLVSRGEGKSINAEVTHWGLIVAGSNSWYNYRHQADACHAYQILHKNGIPDKNIVVMMYDDIAHNKQNPTQGIIINKPNGTDVYHGVPKDYTKTDVTPKNFLNILKGNKAAMQEIGSGKVIESGPNDHVFVYFTDHGAPGLVAFPSGTLMASDLNDAIKYMYVHKKYQKMVFYIEACESGSMFNKLLKSNINVYATTAATPDQPSYACYYSSKYQTYLGDVYSVKWMENSDKVDVSKESLLKQFTVVKKETTTSQVMKYGDMTDAVPAPDVRLKILENQLRESGSAVEKMKIEFQIFQLLQLKENINKTMEKIVTESITSEAQKMRVLGSHAYPVDFDCYKKAVEAFSENCYNLGQVEFALRHVYALSNLCEEKISADLIISAIKKHCLGYEPTEIDF, translated from the exons ATGATGTGGACGCATTTTTTGATCGTCTTTTTATCGCTTCTCGTTTCTCGGGGAGAAGGCAAGAGTATAAATGCTGAGGTTACGCATTGGGGCCTGATCGTGGCTGGATCGAACTCGTGGTATAACTACAGGCATCAA GCTGATGCTTGCCATGCTTATCAAATTCTTCACAAGAATGGCATTCCTGACAAAAATATTGTGGTGATGATGTATGATGACATTGCTCACAACAAACA AAATCCAACACAAGGAATCATAATCAACAAG CCAAATGGCACAGATGTGTACCATGGAGTACCAAAGGATTACACGAAAACG GATGTGACTCCTAAGAATTTCTTGAACATCCTGAAAGGAAATAAAGCTGCCATGCAGGAAATTGGCAGTGGCAAAGTGATTGAAAG CGGACCCAATGACCATGTTTTCGTGTATTTCACGGACCATGGGGCACCTGGTCTGGTTGCTTTTCCATCTGGCACG CTCATGGCCAGTGACTTGAATGATGCCATTAAGTACATGTATGTACACAAGAAATACCAAAAG ATGGTTTTCTATATTGAAGCCTGTGAGTCTGGCTCTATGTTCAATAAGTTACTGAAGTCCAACATCAATG TGTATGCAACAACAGCAGCCACTCCTGATCAACCATCTTATGCGTGTTACTACTCTTCAAAGTATCAAACATACCTTGGAGATGTGTATTCTGTAAAGTGGATGGAAAATTCAGATAAG GTCGATGTGTCAAAGGAATCACTTTTGAAGCAGTTTACAGTTGTTAAAAAGGAGACCACCACCAGTCAGGTTATGAAGTATGGAGACATG ACTGATGCTGTCCCTGCACCAGATGTTCGCCTTAAGATTCTGGAAAATCAGCTCCGAGAAAGTGGTTCAGCTGTAGAAAAGATGAAGATTGAATTCCAAATATTCCAACTACTTCAACTCAAGGAAAACATCAACAAGACAATGGAGAAAATCGTGACAGAATCCATCACCTCGGAGGCACAAAAAATGCGAGTTCTAGGCAGTCATGCTTATCCTGTTGATTTTGACTGTTACAAAAAAGCTGTTGAAGCTTTTTCTGAGAACTGCTACAATCTAGGGCAG GTTGAATTTGCTCTTCGCCACGTGTATGCTCTTTCAAACTTGTGTGAGGAGAAGATTTCAGCTGATCT GATTATTTCTGCCATCAAGAAACACTGTCTGGGATATGAGCCAACTGAAATAGACTTTTAA
- the LOC136908988 gene encoding uncharacterized protein isoform X1 — MVVIAMKRLLLLSVFVFLTKFVSGLVCVHETLDCRDPVSSIFKIGKDSCACDSDKHAGALKLVDGKLMVCLGDRWAKAELNPKVDDAYGTEFNPGKSCKDIKNVLSGSPSDGVYWIKLPSADKGFPVYCDMKNGGWTLVFKFISGISEVHLRHSYTGEVPSAEFVEEAISLTNDFKGHYKNRLGIQRFWHDFPMEKLKIGLYSSSGKPLFLNAQLIFKVNKDTPVENFFVKENVETSPWTDLKLTGTSVAFHTFSSSCQWGDIHCRSFEAMKTYGDDPYAKSENRCEGDSGWLLFTPPNNSVCPFEKKRGRQSVILYSKGKNAAKFNDDNAVGVADVMGIFLK, encoded by the exons ATGGTAGTCATTGCAATGAAGCGTCTTTTGCTTTTGAGtgtctttgttttcttaaccaAATTTGTAAGTGGCCTGGTTTGCGTGCATGAAACCCTCGACTGCAGGGATCCCGTGTCATCCATTTTCAAGATTGGCAAGGATTCCTGTGCTTGCGATAGTGACAAACATGCTGGAGCGTTAAAGCTTGTTGACGGGAAACTGATGGTCTGTTTGGGCGATCGTTGGGCAAAAGCCGAATTGAATCCAAAGGTTGATGATGCCTATGGCACAGAATTTAATCCGGGAAAATCTTGCAAAGATATAAAAAATGTATTAAGTGGATCACCGTCAGATGGAGTTTATTGGATCAAACTACCCTCAG CTGATAAAGGCTTTCCAGTGTATTGTGACATGAAAAATGGTG GTTGGACCCTTGTCTTCAAATTCATTAGTGGCATATCTGAAGTCCACCTTCGCCACTCATATACTGGGGAAGTTCCGAGTGCCGAGTTCGTAGAGGAAGCTATCAGCCTTACAAACGACTTCAAGGGTCACTATAAGAACCGACTGGGAATTCAGCGATTCTGGCACGACTTCCCCATGGAAAAG CTGAAAATAGGACTGTATTCATCAAGTGGTAAGCCATTGTTCTTGAACGCGCAACTAATTTTCAAGGTAAACAAGGACACCCCGGTGGAAAATTTCTTTGTGAAGGAGAACGTAGAGACGTCGCCATGGACTGATCTTAAACTTACGGGAACATCAGTGGCGTTCCATACTTTTTCATCGTCTTGCCAGTGGGGCGATATACACTGTCGTTCATTTGAAGCAATGAAGACCTACGGGGACGACCCATATGCCAAATCCGAAAACCGTTGTGAAGGTGATTCTGGCTGGCTCTTGTTTACTCCCCCGAACAATAGTGTCTGCCCTTTTGAAAAGAAACGCGGGAGGCAGAGTGTTATCCTATACAGCAAAGGAAAGAATGCGGCCAAATTTAACGATGATA
- the LOC136908988 gene encoding uncharacterized protein isoform X2 encodes MVVIAMKRLLLLSVFVFLTKFVSGLVCVHETLDCRDPVSSIFKIGKDSCACDSDKHAGALKLVDGKLMVCLGDRWAKAELNPKVDDAYGTEFNPGKSCKDIKNVLSGSPSDGVYWIKLPSADKGFPVYCDMKNGGWTLVFKFISGISEVHLRHSYTGEVPSAEFVEEAISLTNDFKGHYKNRLGIQRFWHDFPMEKLKIGLYSSSGKPLFLNAQLIFKVNKDTPVENFFVKENVETSPWTDLKLTGTSVAFHTFSSSCQWGDIHCRSFEAMKTYGDDPYAKSENRCEDAVGVADVMGIFLK; translated from the exons ATGGTAGTCATTGCAATGAAGCGTCTTTTGCTTTTGAGtgtctttgttttcttaaccaAATTTGTAAGTGGCCTGGTTTGCGTGCATGAAACCCTCGACTGCAGGGATCCCGTGTCATCCATTTTCAAGATTGGCAAGGATTCCTGTGCTTGCGATAGTGACAAACATGCTGGAGCGTTAAAGCTTGTTGACGGGAAACTGATGGTCTGTTTGGGCGATCGTTGGGCAAAAGCCGAATTGAATCCAAAGGTTGATGATGCCTATGGCACAGAATTTAATCCGGGAAAATCTTGCAAAGATATAAAAAATGTATTAAGTGGATCACCGTCAGATGGAGTTTATTGGATCAAACTACCCTCAG CTGATAAAGGCTTTCCAGTGTATTGTGACATGAAAAATGGTG GTTGGACCCTTGTCTTCAAATTCATTAGTGGCATATCTGAAGTCCACCTTCGCCACTCATATACTGGGGAAGTTCCGAGTGCCGAGTTCGTAGAGGAAGCTATCAGCCTTACAAACGACTTCAAGGGTCACTATAAGAACCGACTGGGAATTCAGCGATTCTGGCACGACTTCCCCATGGAAAAG CTGAAAATAGGACTGTATTCATCAAGTGGTAAGCCATTGTTCTTGAACGCGCAACTAATTTTCAAGGTAAACAAGGACACCCCGGTGGAAAATTTCTTTGTGAAGGAGAACGTAGAGACGTCGCCATGGACTGATCTTAAACTTACGGGAACATCAGTGGCGTTCCATACTTTTTCATCGTCTTGCCAGTGGGGCGATATACACTGTCGTTCATTTGAAGCAATGAAGACCTACGGGGACGACCCATATGCCAAATCCGAAAACCGTTGTGAAG